AAACTATCTCAGCCTGCAACTAGTCCAAGAGGCGAActcggccgctgcctcgGGAAGCGGCGCGGAGTCTGACGCTCACTCAGTGCAGCAGAGAGtctacaaaaaaaaagcacgaAACGGACCCGCacgctccgctgctgcgtcgccaccccggctgctgctgctacttTCGAGGTTTCTTCTGATAAGTGCTCGCTGCCATGTAATGATGCGTGCATCTCAGCCATGTCGCGATGCCCCACTGTGCAATATCGCTCGCGGGCTGCAGCGCATTGCTTCGGCAATGCTCGCGAGAACTCGTGGGTCGGAGGCTGGCGTGGTCTCTGGTGCCGCGTCCGCTGCGTCATGGACAGCAAACTCGGCGGATGGATCAGTAGATCCTGAAGTTGCGCAGCGTTACACGTCTTCTTCCTTGACGCTGCCGGTGGATGTGGCAGAGGATTTGTCGCAGCCAACGACGCCCAAGGATATGCAGTACAAGCGTGTGCCGTCCTCGCGGGTTGGTCGCGCGGCAGGCTTTGCCTCGCTCTTCATGCAACTTGGCTGGGAGAAGATGGCCGGCAGTATTCCAGCGAGCGGGTTGCTCTCCGAGCGCGGCCATCAGCACATTGTCGACACTCTGTGTCGCATGCGGGGTGCCGTGCTGAAGCTGGGCCAGATGCTGAGTATCCAGGACGAGAGCACGATTCCACCTCACGTCGCGGCCCTCTTTGAACGGGTGCGCGATCAGGCGTTTGCGATGCCGCCCGCGCAGCTTCACCACACGCTTGCCAAGGAGTTCGGCAACGCAAACTGGCGCGCCGATCTGTTCGACGCCTTTGACGATACCCCCGTAGCAGCGGCGAGCATTGGCCAAGTGCATCGTGCAACCTTGAGGCCAGGAGCCGCGGGAACTGACCCGACAGAGCCCCCCGTAGTGGTCGCGGTAAAGGTGCAGTACCCAGGTGTGGCGCAAAGCATCGACTCGGATGTGGCGAACCTGAAGATGCTCATGTCTTTcggtgtgctgccgccgggTATGTTCGTGGACAAGATTCTGCAAGAGCTGCGCAAGGAGCTTAGCGCCGAATGTCGGTACACCCTGGAGGCATCGAAGCAGATGAGGTACCGCGACCTGGTCGCCGCTGACCCCGCTCTCTCAAGCCTCTTCTACGTCCCCAAAGTCTACCAAGCCATCACCACTGATCAGGTACTCGTCAGCGAGTATGTGCGCGGAGTCACAATCGACCAGATCGGCAAGCGGCCTGATGTTccgcaggagctgcgcaactACATTGCTGAGAACTTCATGGCGTTGACACTGAAAGAGTTGTTTGTGTGGCGGTTCATGCAGACGGATCCGAACTTCTCCAACTTTCTGTATAACGCAAAGGACAAGCGAGTGTATCTGCTTGACTTTGGCGCGTCTCGCGAGTATTCGAGAGAGTTCGTGGACGATTACCTCGATGTcgtcacggcagccgccaccaaAGATTGCGAGTCGATCATCGCGAAGAGCATCACGCTGGGCTTTCTCACGGGCCAGGAGGTGCAGGAGATGCTCGACGCGCACTGCGCCAGTGTGCTACTGCTGGGTAAGCCGTTCCAGGATCGAGCGCACCCCTTCGACTTTGCCGCCCAGAGCTTGCCGTGCCTCATTCAGGCAAATGTGCCGACTATGGTGAAGCTTCGCCTGcgcccaccaccgtcgccggtgtactcgctgcaccggcgcctcagcggcgccatccTCCTCGCGACCAAGTTCAAGGCGACCATTCAGAGCGGAAGGCTCTTCTGGGACATCCATGATCAGCTGCGGAAGTGAGCTTCGCTTCGTTTAataagaaaaaaaacgaaaacggaggccgttgctggcgctgcgATGCCGTGACCGGTGAACGGGTTGATTCTAGCAGCAGCCGTACTGTGCTTCACGGAGAAGAGTGCGAGGCGCCCAAGGAGGGAGCGACAGCAATGAGGAGTGTGGTttggctgccgctgcttaCCTCTCCGAGGAAAGTGTGAAAGCGGAAAAGGTGTCAGGCTCACCCTCGTTCCGCCTCACTGTCGCCTTTTCTGTTGTCGTGAATGGACTGCGCCTCCTTTTGTGCGCGAGGATTTGCGATGATTGCTGAGTGTGCCGGGGCTGTGGTGATTtgcgtgtgggtgtctgCACGGAGTCATTGTCTCTTCACATGATTTGCGTGACCGCCTTCGAGAGGGCATACGGCTGAGGTGCTCGACTTTACACACGAGAGGGCTCGACGCGATATATGGACGTGAGCAAGCGGAAGGCGTTCGCGCGCAAAGAGCTCCTGTTgagcgttttttttttggtacTCTCCGCAAGCGCCACGCAACCCCTCACCGGCATCGGTGCAATGATGACGACGGAATCCCTGATTTCTCGGCTACAGGGTGGCAACCGTTTGCGCCTCTCCATTTCCTCCTCGAGCCTGCAAGCCGTGCACACTAAACACAGGGGAAGGCATGCCATGAGGTGGTATGAACACGCTACTATGCATGTACCGCGCCAGCGTAGCCCCCACCATGTTGCTCATCAGTGTGAATTCTCGCTGCCTCTTTCCCTACTCTGTTcttttcttccctcttcACCATCTGCTACGCATACAAGCGTGCGACTCTTGTGTGCgttttgctctctctctttggaGCGTGACGGTTATGGTTCGGCATACAGTCGAAAACCAACGACCCCAAAAGAGAGGAGCTCGGCTGCGTTGATATACACGCCTACCCAGCCGAACGCAGCGGGCAACGAAAAGCGGAAAGCCAACAGACAGACAAAAAAAATTGAAGGAAAGAGCTGAGAGAAGCGCGGCGGCTTTCAACCTCGCGAACGGAAAAGGCAACCAAGAAGAGACACATTGCCGTGAaagcagcgcgtgcggcggcaccgtttCCCATCAAGCCCCTTTACTTCATCCTCTACTCGTACTCATCGCCTTCCCCTTCTGcctctcccactctctctccctgtgcgCCTTGCACACGTAGTTGTTTGGGTTCTcttatgttttttttttctttttcggcTGTTTTCACTTGCGCCGTCTTTTATGGTCGCTCATTGCAACTTTTCCCTCCTCTGCTTATTTTCCATTTTAtgttttcccccttttctctggGCCCCTCTCGTTCTCGCGCTTCGAGCGATAGCACGGCTCTTTGGCGCGCCGCGTAAacattgttttttttttccgtttctTCACTGcctgtatatatatatatatatagggTTTGCACAGAAGCGCACGCCTTCTCGGTGGCGTGAAGACGGCGGCAACTCCACATCATTTCGGATACGCATCGACGGAAACGTCTCGGTGGCAATTCTGTTCTTGGTTCTGCGCTTTCTTCctcgcgcgtcgccgccacgcatTGCTTTCGTTTCGATCTCCACCCCCTTCTATCGGTACACTGGAGAAAGACGTGCAACTCTGATCACCTACATCACTCTTGTGATCGCCGACACATGCGAAGCCAGTTGATGTAAGGCAGCGAACCATCTCACCGGAAGTTGTACGAAGTAGACGTCCAGACACGCCACTGAAGACAGCAGATAGCAGAACGCAACAGTTGAGTGGGCTCCATCGCTGACGAACTCAGTTCCTCGCGTTTGTTTTTTCCATCCCTTTCACCcccagcgctgcgctgccaggTCGCTCTTACTTTGGCTGATCGTAAGAGGCCTCATCCGTGtcttcttttgttgttgttcttcgTCGCTGGCGCTCCCGAGGTTGTCTTTAGTCGTTGGTAACGCGccttttttccctttcttTCGCCGTGTCGTCCTCTTGCGCGTGTATATCGTCTGCTCAtcgtctcttcctctcgtccgcgctctttgttttctgcCGCCTCAGCGATCTTATTGGGTGTTGTTGGCGCTcgcacgtgcgtgtatgtTCTGTGTTcgggaggagaaggtgacCTTCTTCTACTGGTCacgcttttccttttcctggTGTTGCCTCTTCGTTCACCCACTTCTCCATCACATagcgcccaccaccaccactaccaccactcacctttctttctcttcctctctcgctctggttctctgcgtgtgtgtgctgtcgTTTCGTTGTACCTGGCATTTTCGACGGATTTCGTGCTTCGCGCCTCGCTGCTTAGATTCCCAGCCTCTCCtcgccccgccctcctctcctcacAACGGTGTATGTCCCACAGCTTGTAGCGGAGTGAGCCATTTTGCCAGCGGACGCTCCCTTTTCACAAAGagcctcctcttttttttttgttagTGTGTGCGTCCTTTGGCGCACCCTTTCCCGACCTTtctgcggcggcacgtgCACTCGCGCATCTTCTGTATCGAGGGATTGTCGAGTGCGTGCCGCCTCTTACGTAGCTTTCTGGTTCGTCGTTTTTGTCTTGGCCGAGATGGACGGCGGCACCCCTGCTGCCCTGCGGACAAGAAAGCACTCTGGCACGTTGCGGGGCATGCGATGCGCACAGGACACTGCGTTGAAGGACACCCGCAGCACCGAGGGTAGCCCGGAACCTCTTTGTAGCAAGGCCAGCAGCCCTCGTGGCAACCCGCGGCAGGCATTGAGTACCACACGCAGTGTATCTTCGAGTGCCGCTGCAGACAacagtggcagcgctgcgatCTCACCGGCAGCGCACTCCCTCGCCAGCACTCTGCATGACTCGGGCCAGGGAAGTCCGTCTCCGGGCCCGCTGGTGGtcgcgtcgtcctcgtcagGTACCGGACAGCAGCGCAGTGGCCACGACGGGCACGGAAGGGTTACATCATCCTCCATCTCGAAATCGGCGTCTTTGCCGTCGCTTTTGGCTACATCGCCATCCGGGCCAACGCTGGGCGAGGACCGGCAGTGGAGCAACAGCGCcggagccgccgcagcaccggcgcgcaAGCAGCCGCGGAGTGTAGCGCAACTGcccgcaccgccggcgcaggcCGATCTGGCAGAGAGCACAAAGCCGCCCCAATACATTCGAAAGAAGCCTCCAGTAAGGAAAAGCGGCACCTCAGAGAGCACTTCGCCTGACTCCACGGCTCTGTCCGAGAACTTCACCGCGTCTACGCCTTTTGCTCAGCTTTTGAATCCGAAGTCTCAGGGTAGTCCTGGTCTTCCGCGGCGAGGGGCAGATCCAAAGCGATTACCCTCTGCTAAATCTTCTGAttcggcatcgccgtcgctgcccaCATCACCTCCACAACCTGCTGAAGCAGCCCGCAGAGCCTCTCGCCAAGATGGGGTGCCGCCGGAAGCTGACGCCAGCGACGCAGGACCGCCACCTGCAACCTCCATGGCGCTCGTGAAGACGAAgctggctgcagcgccacagcCGAGTCGCACGCCAACGCCGGGGTCTTCTCCCAAGGAGTGGACCCcgccaacacacacgcacgaaagCCCGGAGCACTTGTCCACGGACGAGCCAGAtgtgctggtgccggcgcacaaGTACGTTTACGATGTGAAGACGTGTGCGTGGAAGGGGGTGGACACGATGCTTCGCGTGCTACACCCGAATCGCGGTTTGAGCCAGGGAACGATGCGGGTGTGCTTTGCGTTGGAGGAGTTGGACGAGACCGGGTTCAGCTCGCGAATGGTGGCGAAGATGTTTCGCCATAATATTTCAAAGGTGGTGGAGAGCGACTACTTCAACGAAGGCGAGGCGCAGTGCATCTGCGGCATTTTCGCAGAGAAGTTCAACCGGGTGCAAGTGCCGGCGGGATTTCAGCGGCACGTCGTCTCGTTCCTGCAGTGCGAGACGGTGCGCATCAAGCTGAGCGAGGTGCCGGAGGCGTACCAGCACAAACGATCGGGCTTCTTCTCATACCGCACAACTGACTCTGCCGACATCCTCTTCACAATGGAGCCGCGCCTAGCAGGGAACTTCACCAAGTACACAAACAACTTTGGTGACGTGTACGATGGCTTTGAGAGGCGGCAGAGtttggaggaggagaagaagcggcatCGCGTACTCATGGCGGTAGAGGCCTTCTCGCATTTTACCCTGGTGGAAAGTGGCGGCTCGATGCTCGTGTGCGATCTGCAAGGCGTTAATGACTTCCTTACCGACCCGCAAATTCACACGGAGGACGGCAAGGGACTTGGCATGGGCAACATGGGGCAGGATGGTATCCGAAAGTGGATGGAGGCTCACGTGTGCAACGAGGTGTGCAGAGCAATAATGCTCGAACCGCTTTCCAAAGGCCTGAGAAACTTCACGCGAACGGCGGAGAATGAGAGTCGCGTAAGCTACTATCAGATTCTCCGAGCCAAGCTGCGCAGCCAGACCCCGGTGCGCCCCGAGGACATCATTCCGCTGTCAAAgccgctctctctcatgTCCGATGATGAGCGGTTGGAGTACGCCATGCGGCTCTCGGCTCTGTTGTCGGAGTGATCTGCTCTCGGcgttgctctctctcgcctaTGTCCTTTTCGAGTCTCTCTTGTGATGCGCTTCATCTACAGCACGATCGCCCTCTGAGGTGCGCCGTGTGCCTATGCTGTTCATCGTGCCTTGCGGCTGCGTCGTGGCCATCTCGGTCTTTCTTCGTGAACGAAGCTGAAGCGGatgccagcggcagcgtttGCTGTGCTCGTTGTGGGCTGTAGTGACTCGTGTCGTTCCCCACGGTACTGTCGTTCTCAGCTTCATGCGGCGCACAGAGTATGCGGAGTGGgcgacgtgcgtgcgtctgaaTGCACGCTGCGAGGTGCACGAAAAAGAACTCCCtctgcgtgggtgtgcgcgtgaaCGAGGCTGGCCGCCGTCCAAAACGCATGCGAGTTTTGGTGTTGTTCTGTGCACGTGAGCGTGCGATAGGTGTTTCCATGTCTCTTCTGCGCCTTCCATTGCCGTTGCCATGGAGTTTTCAGCACAGACCAAAGCCATTTTTTTGTTCggctcctctcctccgtaGGTTTCTCTTTTGAGACGCTCcccacacagacgcgcacgcgagctCGTGTGTCGGTCGGCACATCTGCTTCAACGCGATTTGTCTTCCTGCTCGCTGTGGCCACTTTCCGTGAGCGGCCCGTCGTTTCTCCGGCTTCACCGTCACTTGCTCTTACATGTCTTCTTATTGCATTTTTCTTTATGTGTGTGggctgttgttgttctcaTCCGTTCCGTGCGCCCCTGCATCGCCTTGCCCATCGCCATTTGgatctctctctttttggcTGTTTGAAACTCTCGGTCCTGTGATCGTTGCGATTTCCATGTGTTCTGTTCGCCGTACGGCCGCATACGagtttcctttttttttctgcgaCGCTCCTCATATCTCTATTGATAGCATTCTGTGCCCTCTCCTCCGGCCAAGTATAGATATGTATGtattccccccccccatttGGAGCTCTGTGCGTCGGGGCGCAGCTGGGGCCTTGAGACGCGTTGCCCagcatcttttttttttttgcagtACCACTTTGCCCTCTAAACGGATTCTCTGGTGCGAAGAAGGAACGCCTCGTTATGTAAACGTGccccccactcccctccccaacACCGCATTTGGCGCGGCTTTCACTGGGGCTCTGCTCCTCAATGCGCCTCGGTTGTAGGAAGCCGCCAGCTGTAGGATCGAGGGCGAGTCGACTCAGCGAAGCGAGCTGTGGATCAGGACACTCAAAAACGCTGAAGAAACAATGACAACCccaatcaaaaaaaaaaaaggaacatTGCCATCATAAgctttctgttttttttttgtgtttgtgtgtcttttttctctgctgctgcggttcgTCGATCAGTTTGCGTGAGCGTCCGTTTTTCCGTCAGCACCACTCCTTTTATTTGAGTGTGGGAGCGacatcgctgctgcgcgcggaccccccaccccccttgCCACCTCCTTTTTGCCCTTTCTCCGTTGTAGCAGCCCTTTCTCCCGGAGACAGTGGCCAATTCTCCCTAAGCCACTTCCTTGTGATACGGTTTGTCGCCACTTTTGATGTACGAACTTGGAAAACAAGGGGATGACGCCAATCAACCAAGGGGCTGAAGGCACGCTCTTTCGAGACGGATATTTGATGGACGAAACTCAAGTGCCTTTTTCGTTTTAGCTTCTCTTTTATCCTGCCCATCTCTGCACGGGGATCTCTCCGCTTTTGGGGGattcctgcagcggcgggtgcCTGGAAGCGACAGGATGGAGGTTTAAATGGTGTGCCGCCTGCTACACCGCTAGAATgcccccctcacacacacacacacacacacagacatacacCAGAGCCTCCGGCTTCACCTGTGTTTGCTGTGAGGGCGTCGGGCCCGACGTTGTGCCCGAGATGACACGTGAGGTTGACGGATAGCTCAAGGCTCAAAAAAACACACCTCGCTCCGCTCCATCGTCTTGCGCGCAATGACTCCATTCCACGCACATCTCACTCGCGCTGAATAGGCTTCCTCCCGTACTGCGTGTGCCTAcggctgcccccccccccccgatgCCCCCTTCAGAAGAAAACGCTGTGAGCTCTGTATGCATAGGCACCTGTCTCTGCGCCGGCCCCTTCCGCTtgccacacacccacgcctgTCAGAGGCGTGTGGATTCGGAAGAGGGCGGAGCGCTCCTCCCGCCACACACTCATGGCAGCATCTCCCACCTGTCGAGGCACATGCGGGCAAGCCATCCAGACGCCCGCACCTGTGGCATCGACAAAAACATGTGAGGAAGACAACGAGCCCGTTTCCGCAGACAACCACGTCCTTATGTTGCAGGCCCCGGGATGCAGACATGCCAGCAATGTGCGCACGAGCTGTCAACCGTCGCCGGCATGGCGTATCATATAGAAACAAAGCGGCCAGAGGTGATTAGAACAGAAGTGATCGACGCTACAGGCACGACGACATCCACGCCGATCAGCCCCACAGCACATGCCTGCGAAGCGCACGGCACTTCCAACGTCCCGGGCGGGTGGGCTGGCGAGGCCCGggtgccggcagcatcgcGAGAGCAGCCCGAATCAACGCAGCGAGTCCTCCAGACGCCCATGTGGAGTGTCGCCACACGGTGGCACGGGAgtgcgcggcgcgaggcAACGGGGTGCGAAGGATGGCCcgcaggcagcggtgcgcagggTCTCggagggccctggcctgAGAGGCTGGCCGACGTTGTCCGTGAGCTCACCCGGTGCGCGCGTAGCTGACGNNNNNNNNNNNNNNNNNNNNNNNNNNNNNNNNNNNNNNNNNNNNNNNNNNNNNNNNNNNNNNNNNNNNNNNNNNNNNNNNNNNNNNNNNNNNNNNNNNNAAAAACATGTGAGGAAGACAACGAGCCCGTTTCCGCAGACAACCACGTCCTTATGTTGCAGGCCCCGGGATGCAGACATGCCAGCAATGTGCGCACGAGCTGTCAACCGTCGCCGGCATGGCGTATCATATAGAAACAAAGCGGCCAGAGGTGATTAGAACAGAAGTGATCGACGCTACAGGCACGACGACATCCACGCCGATCAGCCCCACAGCACATGCCTGCGAAGCGCACGGCACCTCCGACGTCCCGGGCGGGTGGGCTGGCGAGGCCCGGGTGCCGGCAGCATGGCGAGAGCAGCCCGAATCAACGCAGCGAGTCCTCCAGACGCCCATGTGGAGTGTCGCCACACGGTGGCACGGGAgtgcgcggcgcgaggcAACGGGGTGCGAAGGATGGCCcgcaggcagcggtgcgcagggTCTCggagggccctggcctgAGAGGCTGGCCGACGTTGTCCGTGAGCTCACCCGGTGCGCGCGTAGCTGACGCCTCGCCTGTTGGCCGGCGCGACGGGCGCCACGgcttccgccctcgagcgGGGGGAcccttggcggcggcgtgctttGGGTGAAGGCGTGCAGGCCACCCGCGTCTGCGTCTGGCGCGGATCgggcagcacgccgccggcggagggACCGAGAGGGGCAGGACGGGGAGAGCTGGTTAGACGCGTGGCCTGATTCGATGACAGGGGCTGGGCGGGCGCGTCCCAGAGGGCCTGGAtgtcgcggtggtgcggcagcggtggtggagctGTGGCTGGGTGTGCGTATATTCTGTTGCCCTGTACTTGGTCGAATATGGACACGTcgggaaaaagaaaacgtgGCAAAAGCGCCTGCTCTGCAACTATTNNNNNNNNNNNNNNNNNNNNNNNNNNNNNNNNNNNNNNNNNNNNNNNNNNNNNNNNNNNNNNNNNNNNNNNNNNNNNNNNNNNNNNNNNNNNNNNNNNNGGCGTGCTTTGGGTGAAGGCGTGCAGGCCACCCGCGTCTGCGTCTGGCGCGGATCgggcagcacgccgccggcggagggACCGAGAGGGGCAGGACGGGGAGAGCTGGTTAGACGCGTGGCCTGATTCGATGACAGGGGCTGGGCGGGCGCGTCCCAGAGGGCCTggatgccgcggcggtgcggcagcggtggtggagctGTGGCTGGGTGTGCGTATATTCTGTTGACTTAGGCCCTAAATCGCAATGTGGAATCTTTTGATATCTGAATCTCCGCTTCCgtctcatttttttttcttctttgaTGCGCATGCTTTTGCTTTCCTTACACATGGCTTGGGTGATTTCGGTGCGCTTGAGGGAAATGTGTCCCGAGTTCGATGGTGCTACGAAGCATGTTCGAGGTTCCTCCTTTAAGATTTTTTTTGTGATTTTATTTGTCGCGACTTTGCGACTTTGCACGCGATTTCGTCGATGATGCGACGGCttgttgttttgttgttgatTCTGGCTTCTATTATCTGCTATgcgccttccctctcttcatCCCACGTGACCAAAGGCCTTCCGCCTTCAAGTTTACACAGCCGTGCATGAGTTGCTGTCTCCACTCCTCGAGgactgtgtgtgtttggaggggggcggggatGCATTTTTGTCTAAAggacgtttttttttgtgcccaacctccgccgcctgcgctaTACAAACTGTCGGCAAAGCACGCGGTGGAAAGAAGGCAAGCAGGCCATCAAAAAAGTCAGCGAAGGGCGCGGCGCAGACAGAAGCGCCGCGGGAATACAGCCAAGAAAGAAGGACACCGTGGAGGCTCGCACAGTGTTGATTTGTGCAGAGCAactcccctctctttctcgtctGTGCCTGTAACGTTGCAGCACACGGGGGCGACACACGAGCCGCACGCAAATGCGTATCGATTCATGAAGAGAGATACACTCTCTCATCAAACAGGCGAGGATACAAGAGGAAAGTGGCGTTTAACAGACTGTGGTGAAGTCTATATTGGCGGGAAGGCGAATCTACTGCATGGACGGGCTCGTTGCCGGGCTGCTTCGGCTTCCCTTTTTCAGCGATGTAGACAACGCAAGACGCTCTGAAGAAAAATGCTGAAGAGGGTGgtgtttccttttttctcgtttcGCCTTTTGCTGCTTGTGGAACTTGTGGCTGTGTGTGGTGTCTTGGTGTCGGTGTTGGAAGCAGCGATCGTATAGCGGAGCgaaagagggggcggggcttGGGAGCGATTCTGATTCGCCTCGCTTCAGCTGTTGCGAATGATTTCACCAATCGCACCCGAGGCAACATAAAATGCAGGGTGGCCGGCTTACATAGTCGCTGGGAAACAAAACGATTTCAGTGGGGTGCAGTCGATgtgttgcccccccccctccccccgcagACGTAGGCATGCCAGGAAGGTGGCAGGCTAGGAGGAGTTTCGGCAGCCGACCTCCTCGAGGTGACGCCACTGGCTTTACTCGCTCGGAAAGCTGCAGAGGAGTCTGGAGGGAGGAAAGACGGGAGGAAGGGACGGGGTCTTGGAGTGGTGACGATGTTGCTGCGACGTTTTCTGCAACACTTGTCAGTGTCCGTTGTCCGCCGCCGGTTGGCCATGTCCGGGCGATGAGTGCGTGAGCGCGTGCTGAacgcctctgccgctctgcGTCTCAACGGATGTCAATGGTTGGTCTTTGCACTTTTCCAACCTTCATGCTCTTCACCGCCTCTTTACTCGCgtccttttctgttttctctctttcgcACTTCTCCTGTAAACGTTTTTGCCCCTCTTCATCCCCACCCCTGCGTCACTTTATCGTCTTCCCATTCGACTACCATGTTTTGCATGGGCTCTTTGCCTTTCCTCGGCTTGTCTTGCTCGTGCGGTCTGTGCGTGAGGCATGCGACCCTCACTCTCTTGCACTGGGTGCACCCCTGCGTGTTCTCGAGCTCTCTCTTTGTGGCTGTCTGTCTTTTCTTGTATGCGCAGACAAGGCAAAGGGAAACGGGGGAAAAAATACAGGAAAGGGACGTCGGGGACAAAGGCGTGCCGCGGTCGATTTTTTTGTCCAGCCGCGCATCTGCGTCTCTTCCTGCCGTGCGCACAGGGAAGAAAGCGGCAAGGGCAGACTAACGTaaacgcgcacagagagacaaaGGCACACGGGTACGCCAACGCACAGGCACGTTCGCAGCTTTCCTGAGCTTACGCCACACGAGCGGGAACAGCATCAACAAAGTAGAGCTGCTGTCCATTCTTTTCACatccctttttgtttcttgtGTCCGCGTGGGTTTGTGCAGCTGACCGCTTGCCTGTTTCTTGTGTGAGGTTTTGCATGCGCATATTTACTGTGCTTCTCTTTGCTTGAGCCCAACCGTACCTGCCCAActaccttctctctccctctttgaTTCTGCTTTTAGTTGAACTGAGCCGTGCTCACGTTAGCGTGTGGTGCTTCACTCCACCATTCCTCTCCCTcgaacaacaacacaaaaagagaagaatGGCGCAAGCCTGCCACTATTCATTGACGCATTCTTTGGTTCTCCGTTTCTGGTCTGTGCCTATTTTGGGGAAGTATCTGTGGCCCTCGTGAGTCTGTCTTGAGAGTGCTGTAGCTCACTTTTGCTCTTACCAACTTAGCACTTTATTTTTCCTCTCTTGTTGTCTTGCCCGCTTCACATATACGTCTCCTCTCCCCACTTCTGCAGACGCTTGCttacacacgcgcaggttTGCACTCCTAGAGCCCCCCTTCCACCtccacacgcgcatacataCCCACACAAGTCATTCCGTGGTCTGTTCGGGCTTGGGCACTGCCGGTGCAGCTCCCTCGCTTGCACCTTTGAAGATAATCACGCTCCCGGCCTTTGTCTCCGTCACGTACCGCTAATACCATGGAGAAGGAGTCCCTTGAGGCCCCGAACAGTGCGAACGGCAGCTTCTCTGTGGTAAATCACGACTTGATAAAACCTTCTGATGCACGAAGCAAGACAAACTCGAACGCGACGGCCTCCGCCACCAGGCCGTCGCGCGACCGCGCCGACTCCGTCCGCGTTTCGCGCCAGCATATGTACGTTGATATTGACCAGGTCGGTTTTTGCAACGACGCCACTTCGATGGTTTGGGTGCCCGATACACGCGGCCCGACGAGCAGCCTACGCACTAACGACGAGTCGTCGTCCACGAAGGGCGGTGACGGTTTCGCTGTGCCGTCGTCACAGACTCGTATTCCTGCCATCGC
This genomic stretch from Leishmania donovani BPK282A1 complete genome, chromosome 36 harbors:
- a CDS encoding elongation factor-2 kinase-like protein, yielding MALVKTKLAAAPQPSRTPTPGSSPKEWTPPTHTHESPEHLSTDEPDVLVPAHKYVYDVKTCAWKGVDTMLRVLHPNRGLSQGTMRVCFALEELDETGFSSRMVAKMFRHNISKVVESDYFNEGEAQCICGIFAEKFNRVQVPAGFQRHVVSFLQCETVRIKLSEVPEAYQHKRSGFFSYRTTDSADILFTMEPRLAGNFTKYTNNFGDVYDGFERRQSLEEEKKRHRVLMAVEAFSHFTLVESGGSMLVCDLQGVNDFLTDPQIHTEDGKGLGMGNMGQDGIRKWMEAHVCNEVCRAIMLEPLSKGLRNFTRTAENESRVSYYQILRAKLRSQTPVRPEDIIPLSKPLSLMSDDERLEYAMRLSALLSE
- a CDS encoding ABC1 protein, putative, with translation MMRASQPCRDAPLCNIARGLQRIASAMLARTRGSEAGVVSGAASAASWTANSADGSVDPEVAQRYTSSSLTLPVDVAEDLSQPTTPKDMQYKRVPSSRVGRAAGFASLFMQLGWEKMAGSIPASGLLSERGHQHIVDTLCRMRGAVLKLGQMLSIQDESTIPPHVAALFERVRDQAFAMPPAQLHHTLAKEFGNANWRADLFDAFDDTPVAAASIGQVHRATLRPGAAGTDPTEPPVVVAVKVQYPGVAQSIDSDVANLKMLMSFGVLPPGMFVDKILQELRKELSAECRYTLEASKQMRYRDLVAADPALSSLFYVPKVYQAITTDQVLVSEYVRGVTIDQIGKRPDVPQELRNYIAENFMALTLKELFVWRFMQTDPNFSNFLYNAKDKRVYLLDFGASREYSREFVDDYLDVVTAAATKDCESIIAKSITLGFLTGQEVQEMLDAHCASVLLLGKPFQDRAHPFDFAAQSLPCLIQANVPTMVKLRLRPPPSPVYSLHRRLSGAILLATKFKATIQSGRLFWDIHDQLRK